The following DNA comes from Janthinobacterium sp. TB1-E2.
TGCAGCAGGGTCAGGTGCGGCAAGACGTGGAACGCCTGGAAGATAAAGCCCATGCGGGCGCGACGCAGCCGGGTCGCGGCGGCGTCATCGAGGCTGGACATGGCAATGCCGTCCACCAGGATAGGGTGCGCTTCGGCACCCGCGTCGGGCGTATCGAGGCCGGCGATCAGGTTCAGCAGTGTCGACTTGCCCACGCCCGAGTCGCCCATGATGGCGATGAATTCCCCGGCCTTGAAGCGGCAGGAAATGTTGGCCAGCACGGGACGGGCATTGGCATAGGACTTCGACAGATGGCGCAATTCGAGCATGGTGTTAACGGTTACCGTAAAGGGAGGCACGCGGGGGAGAGGGGGGCCTGGGAATTGCAATGGCGCGCGGATTGTTTGGCCGGCAATGTGTAGTATACGACAGGCTTATGCTTTTTGCTTGGTAATACCAATTTTTCTGTGCGCAGCCTGTTTGACCTTAAGTTACCTGCCGCACGGCTGGCTTGTGCGGATTCCGTTATGATGGAAAAAAGTCATCGGCAAGGCGCCTGCAAACCGCTATGGCAGGGGCGGCGCGCCCGTTGGCTGACCGTGCAAGCCCTTCGTGAACCTAATATTGACGACGCCAGCCCATGACCATGCCACTTGCGCAACAGCAGTCCAATTTGTATCCCACCAGCAACGCAGAAGCGGCCAGCGCCACTCCTGCCACGATAGCCGAGATCAGCAGCGGCCTGCTGGCGCGCGATGCCTGGACCTCGCCCAAATACCTGTACGACGCGCTCGGCTCGAAGTTGTTCGAAGCCATCTGCGCCTTGCCCGAGTACTATCCGACGCGCACGGAAGCGGCCATCTTCGCCCGTCACGGCGCCGAGATCGCGCACGCCGTGGGGCCGGGCAGCACCCTGATCGACTTGGGCGCGGGCAATTGCGCCAAGGCCGCCAGCCTGTTTCCGCTGCTGCATCCGGCCCAGTACGTGGCCGTGGATATTTCCTACGATTTCCTCAGTGAATCGCTGAGCCGGCTGCAGCAGCGCTTTCCGCACATCGAGATGACGGGTCTGGGCCTGGATTTCTCCAGCCGCCTGGACTTGCCCGACAGCGTGCGCGACGCGCGGCGCCTGTTCTTCTACCCCGGCTCGTCGATCGGCAATTTTGCGCCTGAGCAAGCGACCGCCTTTTTGCGCCGCCTGCGCGCGAATGCGGACGGCGATGGCGGCCTGCTGATCGGCGTCGACCTGATCAAGGACGACGCCATCCTCGACGCCGCCTATGACGATGCGCTGGGCGTCACGGCCGCCTTCAACCTGAACATGCTGCGCCACGTGAACGGGTTGATCGGCGCCGACTTCGACGTGCGCGCGTGGCAGCACCATGGCTTTTTCAACGCCGACGAGCGCCGCGTCGAAATGCACTTGGAAGCGCGCAGCGAGCAGCTTGTCCATTGGAAAGGCGGCCAGCGGCGTTTCGCGAAAGGCGAGCGCATCCATACAGAAGACAGCTACAAATACACGCGCGCCAGCTTCGTCGGCTTGCTGGAACAGGCGGGGTTTTCCACCGTGCAAGTCTGGACGGACCCGCAGCAATGGTTTGCCGTGATTTACGCACGCGTGATCAGGGACTAAGAAAAAGATGCTGATCGATCATTACAACAAGGTGCGCCAGCACTCGCTGCTGCTGGCCGAACCGCTGTCCGACGAGGATTGCGGTGCCCAGTCGATGCCGGACGCCAGTCCCGTGAAATGGCATCTCGCGCATACGACCTGGTTTTTCGAAACGTTTATTCTGGAAAGCATGGAAGCGGCGTTCGCGCCCTTTCACCCGGCCTTCCGCGTGCTGTTCAACTCGTATTACAACGGCGTGGGCGAGAAGCACCCGCGCGCCCAGCGGGGCTTGCTGACGCGCCCCGGCATGGCCCAGGTGCGCGCTTACCGCGCCAATGTCGATGCGCGCATCGCGTGCCTGCTGGCGGGCGAACTGGCGCGCGGCGAGCGCGAACGGCTGACCATGCTGCTGGCGCTGGGCCTCGAGCATGAGCAGCAGCACCAGGAGTTGCTGTTGACGGACGTCAAGCACCTGCTCGCGCAGAGCGCCCTGTTTCCCGCTTACCTTGACACTGCGCCTGCGCTAGCGCAAGAACACGCGCAGCCCACGGCCTGGCTCGCGTTCGATGGCGGCCTGGCGCAGATCGGTCATGCGGGCGATGGCTTCTGTTTCGACAATGAATTGCCGCGCCACCCGCAATACGTGGCGCCGTTCGAACTGGCCAGCGCGCTGGTGACGAATGGCGAATATCTCGCCTTCATCGAGGCGGGCGGCTACCGCACGGCGCATTTGTGGCTGGCCGAAGGCTGGGACTGGGTACGCAGCCAGCAGCTCGAGTGTCCGCTGTACTGGCAGCGCGATGATGCCGGACACTGGCAGGAATTCACCTTGTTCGGCTTGCGTCCGCTCGACCTGCAGGCGCCGGCCACGCATCTGTCCCTGTTCGAGGCGGATGCCTATGCGCACTGGGCTGGCGCGCGCCTGCCGACGGAAGCGGAGTGGGAACTGGCGGCGCAAGGCGTCGCCGTGGAAGTTGGCCAGCTGCATCCGGCGGCCGCCGGCGCACCGGGAACGGGCTTGCGGCAGATGTTCGGCCACTGCTGGCAGTGGACCAGCAGCAGCTACGCGCCGTATCCGGGCTACCGCACGGCGCCCGGGGCGCTCGGTGAATACAACGGCAAGTTCATGCTGAACCAGTATGTGTTGCGCGGCTCGTCCTGCGCCACGCCGGCCGGCCATGCGCGTGCCAGCTACCGCAATTTCTTCCCGGCCGGCGCGCGCTGGCAATTTTCCGGCATCCGCCTGGCACGCCAGGTGGAGTAATCGGCTTAGTGCAAGCGCGGGACGGCAGGTGAGGGCACTTTGGCACCGGCGTTCTGTTCCAGCTTGAACTGGCTGACGAGGGTTTCCAGTTCGCCCGCCTGTTCATGCATGGCCGCCGCAGCCGCGGCCGCTTCCTCGACGAGGGCCGCGTTTTGCTGCGTCGTCTGGTCCATCTGCATGATGGCGGCATTGATCTGCTCGATGCCTTCGCTTTGCTCGTGGTTGGCGACGCTGATTTCACCGACGATGGCGCTGACCCGGCCCACGCTGGCCACCACTTCATCCATCGTGGCGCCCGCCTGGCTGACCAGCTGCGCGCCCTGGCCGACCCGGTCGACGGAGTCGGCGATCAGTTCCTTGATTTCCTTGGCCGCCGCGGCCGAGCGTTGTGCCAGGTTGCGCACTTCGGAGGCCACCACGGCAAAGCCGCGTCCCTGTTCGCCGGCACGCGCTGCCTCGACTGCCGCATTCAGGGCGAGGATATTCGTCTGGAAAGCGATGCCGTCGATGACGGCGATGATGTCGACGATCTTGCGCGACGATGCATTGATGGCGTCCATGGTGCCGACCACTTCCGCCATGGCCGAGCCGCCGCGCTGCGCGATGGCCGACGCCGAGCGGGCCAGGCTGTCGGCCTGGCGCGCATTGTCGCTGTTGCTGCGCACGGTGCCCGTCAGTTCGATCATCGACGAGGCTGTCTCTTCCAGCGCGCTGGCCTGCGCTTCCGTGCGGGCCGACAGGTCGGCATTGCCGCTGGCGATCTGGCTCGACGCCACGGCTATCGTGCCCGTGCCGCCGCGCACTTGCCCCACCAGGGTGGCCAGGTTGGTGTTCATGTCGCGCAGCGCCTGCAGCAGCTGGCCCGCTTCATCCTTGCCGTCGGCCACGATTTTGCTGCTCAAGTCGCCTCCGGCCACCGCTTGCGCCACGCGCAGGGCGTAGGCGATCGGCGTGGTGATCGAGCGCGTCACCCGCCAGGCAAAGAGCACGCCCAGCAGCAGGGCGGCCGTGCCCAGGCTGGCCATCAGCACATTGGCTGCGGAAATATTCTGCTGGATTTGCTGGCCGCCATGCACGACGACGCCGCGCTGGATTTCATTCAGGCGGTTCACGGTCTTTTGCAACTGGTTCAGGGCGGGCAGGGTGTCGTCGCGCACGTGCGTGGCCGCTTCCGCGCGCTGTCCCGCCACCAGCAGCTTGTCGGCCTGGCTGAACGAGACGACATAGGCCTTGCGCTGCTGCTTCAGCGTGGCCAGCAGTTCCTTGCCTTCAGGCAGCACGATCAGGCGGTCGAGGATGGTCAGCGCATCGGTGATGGTGGCCTTGTTGGTGTCGATTTCACCGTGGATGGCGTTGGCGCGGGCCGGATCTTCATGGATGAACAGTTCCAGCACCAGTGCCGCGTTCGAACGCGTGGTGCTGCGGATGGTGGCGATGGCGTCGGCCTTGGCCCAGTCTTTCTCGATGATGGCTTCGCTGAGCGCGCCGATCTTGTCCAGCCGGAAAAGGCCTGTGCCTACCAGCACTGCCATCAGCAGCAGCACCACGCCAAAACCGGCGCCCAGGCGCACGCCTATCTTCATATCCGTCAATTTCATACTGATTCCCTCGGTAGCTAGTGATCTGTCTCCGGTGGTCTTGTTATGAAATGATTATACGGCTGGCGATACCTGATTTGCACTACTAATTGCCTTATAGAAATGAAAAAGCGGCACGGCGATCAAGCCGTACCGCTTTTTCTCCCTATGAGGGAAGCTTGATCCGTGTTCAGGCGGCGCTGTCAGCCACGTCGGCCGCTGTTGTTTTTTCGGCGTCCGTCTGCTTGATGCGGCGGTTCACGGCCGACAAGACAGCCTTGAACGAGGCGGTGACGATATTGCTGTCGATGGCCGCGCCGAACAGGGTCGGGCCGTTGTCGAGGCGCAATTCCACGTAGCAAGCCGCTTGCGCATTGGCGCCGGAACCGATCGAGTGCTCATGGTAATCCATCAGCTTGATGTCGAGACCGAGCGCATTGACGAAGGCGTCGATGGGGCCGTTGCCGCCGCCTTGCAGGGCCAGCGGCGCCTGGCGGTGCGACAGGCTGATGTCGATCTGCACGGATTCGTCGCTGCTCGTGTCTTCCACCATGCGGTGCGAAGCGTAGGAGTACGGCGCCGTCTGCTCCAGGTATTCCTGCTGGAAGATTTCATGGATATCCTGCGCGGCGATTTCGCGGCCTGTGGCGTCGGCCACCGCTTGCACGGCGCGCGAGAATTCGATCTGCAGGCGGCGCGGCAAGACCAGGCCGTATTCCTGTTCCAGCAAGTACGCCATGCCGCCCTTGCCGGACTGGCTGTTGACGCGGATCACGGCGTCGTAGCTGCGGCCCAGGTCGGCCGGGTCGATCGGCAAGTACGGCACTTCCCAGATGCTGTCCGGTTGTTGCTTGGCGAAACCTTTCTTGATCGCATCCTGGTGCGAGCCGGAGAAGGCCGTAAAGACCAGGTCGCCCGCATACGGGTGGCGCGGGTGGACGGGCAACTGGTTGCACTCTTCCACGCATTTGCGCACGCTGTCGATGTCGGAGAAATCGAGGCCCGGGTGCACGCCTTGCGTGTACAAGTTCATCGCCAATGTCACCAGGTCGACGTTGCCCGTGCGCTCGCCATTGCCGAACAAGCAGCCTTCCACGCGGTCGGCGCCCGCCATCACGGCCAGCTCGGCCGACGCGACGGCCGTGCCGCGGTCGTTATGCGGGTGCACGCTGATGATGATGGAATCGCGGCGCGCCAGCTTGCGCGACATCCATTCGATCTGGTCCGCATACACGTTGGGCGTGCTGCATTCCACGGTCGATGGCAGGTTGATGATCATCTTGTTGGCGGGAGTCGGCTTCCAGATGGCGCTGACGGCGTCGCAGATATGCTTGGAAAAATCGAGTTCCGTCGTCGAGAACGATTCCGGCGTGTATTCAAAGCCCCATTCCGTTTGCGGATGCTGGGCCACCAGCTGTTTGACGAGGGTGGTGCCGGTGGTGGCGATATTCGTGATCTCCTCGCGCGACATGCCAAACACGACCTTGCGGAACACGGGCGCCACGGAGTTGTACAGGTGGACGATGGCGCGCTTGGCGCCGACGACGGATTCCACGGTGCGGCGGATCAGCTCTTCACGCGACTGTGTCAGCACGATGATGGTGACGTCGTCCGGGATGCGGCCTTCATCGACGAGCTTGCGTACAAAATCGAAATCCGTCTGCGATGCCGATGGGAAACCCACTTCGATTTCCTTCAAGCCGATGGCGATAAGCATTTCGAAGAAACGCAGCTTCTTTTCCGCGCTCATCGGCTCGATCAGCGACTGGTTGCCGTCACGCAAGTCGGTGCTCATCCAGATCGGCGGTTTGCTGATGATCTGGTTCGGCCATTGACGGTCTGTCAATTTAACTGGAGGAAAGGCGCGGTATTTGGAAGCTGGGTTTTGCAACATCATGATCGGGTACTCCTGAAAATAGGGGGAAATCAATGGTTGTGGCGCAAGCTTGCCGGGCGGCCACGAGACACTAGGCCAGGCAAGCGATCGGTAGCGGTAGCAGAGCGGCTGCGATGCCAGCGGGGGCGGTCGCAGTGGGGATTACGTGTACGAATGGGGATGGTGCAAACATCATCAAACCTTCCAGGGTTTTTTGAAACACGCCGGCGTGTGGCCAGGCGAAGCAAAGCGGCAAACTTATGCGCGTGCTAGCAGTAGTCGCGATAGCGACAGCAGGGAAGGGGATGGATGTTTGAAGGAGGACATGCACTCAATGTAAGGGAAGTCGGGCCGGGCTGTCAAGCGTTTCCGTGCTACATGTAAAGCACATGCGCTGCCTCGTCGGGCATTTCCTGTGCCATGCGCGCCAGGATGCGCTGCAGGATGGCCGCATCGTGGGGCAGGCGTGCAGCAAAGGCTGTCCACCCGCGCAGCTCGATCTGTTGCGGCATGTCCACCAGGCCCGTGACGGCATCCCAGAACGCATCCCAGTTCATGCCATAGAAGGAAGGGAACGCCAGCGCGGTAGCCAGGGCCGCATGCAGCTGGCGCGGCGAGTTGATCTCGCTCAAGTCGATTGTCACGAGGGCTTGTCGATTCATACTATTTCCTTGAGCAAGTTCCGCAGGTCCGTTTCGGTAAAATCGACTTGACGCCGCTACGGCGCCGATTTTTGGCAGCGTGCGGAAAATTGCATGGTGGCACTGTTTTCAAAAGGGGAATTGAACTCGCCCTTTACCTGCGTCAAGTTGCCAGTAAAGCGCATGGTCAGCGGGCCGCTGGCCGGCCCTGCGTCGTATGTGCAAGACAGGCTGTCGCCGCTTTGCCGGCAGCCGTAAAAGTTGCCTGCTTTGCCGCGCCCGTCAACCAGGTGGGTGCCTTGCGCGCCGTGCTGGTCGGGGGCGTCGAAGCTGAGCTCAATCGTGTGCTCCTGCGTATCATTGGGAATTTGTATGTTCCCCGTACAAGTAAAGCCCTCCATTCTTGCCGCGATGCTATCCTGGCGCTCCGTCGCCGCGACGGGGGCGGCGTTGGCGCAGGCCGCACCCAGCAGGGCTGCAACGAGCAAGCATGGGTGCGCGATGAGATGGAACAGGTCTGTTTTCATAAGCCGCTCAATGAAAGTGGGGGAGGTGGGACGCCAGGGGCCAGTCTAGCAGCCGGCGTGGCGCACACGGTTCGGAACATTGTCATTTGTAAACATTTAAGACGGGCTTCAGTGCGGGCGGCCCCGCTTGCGCTACAATCGGCTCTCCTTTATTGCCACTGCCGCGCGCGGTTTCCCCTCTCCACCATGCTCCCTAAACGCCTGACCCTGCTTGCCCTGGCCGCCTTCGTGCTGGCCGGCTGCGATACCACCGCCCCGAAACCCATCCAAGTATTGACGCCACCCGAACCCATCGTCGTCACGCCGCGCAAGATCAAGATCGGCCTGGCGCTGGGCGGCGGCGCGGCGCGCGGTTTCGCGCATATCGGCGTGATCAAGGCACTCGAATCGCAAGGCATCCAGGCTGATATCGTCACCGGCACCAGCGCCGGCAGCGTGGTGGGCGCCATGTATGCGGCTGGCAACTCCGGCTTTGCCCTGCAAAAGATGGCGTTCGACATGGACGAGGCAGCCATTTCCGACTGGGCCTTGCCCCTGTTCGGCAAGTCGTCCGGCGTGCTCAAGGGCGAAGCGCTGCAAAGCTATGTCAACAAGGCTGTCGGCGGCGTGCCGCTGGAAAAACTCAAGATTCCATTTGGCGTGGTGGCGACCGATCTGAAAAATGGCCAGCCGATCCTGTTCCAGCGCGGTAACACCGGCATGGCCGTGCGCGCCTCGTCGGCCGTGCCCGGCGTGTTCCAGCCCGTGACGATTGCCGGCCACACCTATGTCGACGGCGGCCTCGTCGCTCCCGTCCCCGTGCGCTTCGCGCGCGACATGGGCGCCGATTTCATCATCGCCGTGAATATTTCGTCGCAAACGGATACCCAGAAAGCCATCAGCTCGATGGAAGTATTGATGCAGACGTTCGCCATCATGGGCCAGCGCATCAATCAGTTTGAATTGAAAGATGCGGACGTGGTGATCCAGCCCAGCCTGGGCACCATGAAGGGCAACGATTTCAACAGCCGCAACCAGGCGATCCTGGCGGGCGAGCAGGCGACCTTTGCCGTGATGGCGCAGCTCAAGCAAAAGCTGAAAGCCAAACGCGAGCAGTAAGGGCTGGCTGCCTGCCGCATTTCGTATACAATTTTGTTTCAACATAACAAGGATGCACCATGCAATCGAAACCGATTTTGACCCTGGACGACGTAAAGAAAATCGCTGCCGCCGCCGAAGCGGAAGCGGTCAAGAATAACTGGGCGGTCACGATCGCCATCGTCGACGACGGCGGCCACCTGCTGTGGCTGCAGCGCATGGATGGCGTGGCGCCGATCTCGTCGCACATCGCCCCATCGAAAGCCAAGACGGCCGCGCTGGGCCGCCGCGAATCGCGTATCTATGAAGAGATGATCAATGGCGGCCGCGTGTCCTTCCTGAGCGCGCCGGAAATCGACGGCTTGCTCGAAGGCGGCGTGCCCATCGTGTTCGATGGCCACTACGTGGGCGCCGTCGGCGTCTCGGGCGTGAAATCGGCGGAAGATGCACAAATCGCCAAGGCAGGTATCGCCGCCTTGGTGTGATGGACGCCTGGCCAAACCTACTGCGCGGCGCGCTTTGCGGCCGGCGATGCTCACCGTACTTGAGTACGGTTGCGCTTCTCGGCCACAAATCACATCCGCTCGCTACGGTTTTGCCAAGTGTCGTGACGTCAACTGTGATTTAAGTAGTAACCGCAATTGCGTATTCATAAGAATGAAGCAGCCGCTCCGCGCAAGCCAGGCGGCTTTTTTCATGGGGCGCAGGATTTATGCTGCTGCGCAAAAAAATGCCGGGCCTTCTGTATTTTCTTCCTTGTGGAAAAACTTCCTTTTGGTTATAATTCAAAGGTTTAGCCAATCACACATATACCGTAGCGACTACCCATCCCCTCATTCAAAATGACCGTTGAAACACCCTGAGTGCATCTGGCTCGGGTATCTAGGCGGTCGGTCTGACGTGGCGCAGCTACGGTAACTTTATCAGGAGTTGCCCTTGCCGCCATTTTTTTCTGGCCCTGCCGTTCCAGCCATATTAGCGCTTGCTGATGGAACGATCTTTAAAGGTTTTTCGATCGGTGCCGCCGGTCATACCACGGGCGAGGTTGTTTTCAACACCTCGATGACCGGGTATCAGGAAATCCTTACCGACCCAAGCTATTGCCGCCAGATGGTCACCCTGACCTATCCGCATATCGGCAATACGGGCGTTAATCCGGAAGACGTCGAATCTTCCAAGGTACACGCCGCTGGCCTCATCATCCGCGATCTGCCATTGCTGGCATCCAATTTCCGTTCCACCCTCTCCCTGTCCGATTACCTGAAAGCTGAAAATATCGTCGCCATCGCCGGCATCGATACACGCAAGCTCACGCGCATCCTGCGTGAAAAAGGTGCGCAGGGCGGCGCCATCCTCGTCGGTACGCAAGGCAACGAGCCATCCGCCGCGCAAGCGCTGGAACTGGCCCGCTCCTTCCCCGGCCTGGCCGGCATGGACCTGGCCAAGGTAGTCTCAAGCAAGGATGCCTACGAATACCGCGAAACGGAATGGACGCTGGGTGCAGGCTATGGCCAACTGGCTGACGCGGACGCGAAATACCACGTGGTCGCCTTCGACTACGGCGTCAAGCGCAACATCCTGCGCATGCTGACAGCACGCGGCTGCAAAGTCACCGTGCTGCCTGCGCAAGCGACGGCTGCCGACGCCCTGGCCCTGAATCCGGACGGCATCTTCCTGTCGAACGGTCCCGGCGACCCGGAACCGTGCGATTACGCCATTGCGGCCACCAAGGAATTGATCGAGAAGGGCATCCCGACCTTCGGCATCTGCCTCGGCCATCAGATCATGGCGATCGCTTCCGGCGCAAAGACGCTGAAGATGAAGTTCGGCCACCACGGCGCCAACCACCCGGTGCAGGACCTGGAAACGAAACAGGTCTTGATTACCTCGCAAAACCACGGTTTCGCAGTCGACGCGGCAACTCTGCCCGCGAATTGCCGCGTGACCCATGAATCGCTGTTCGACGGTTCCCTGCAGGGCTTTGCCCGCACGGACAAGCCGGCCTTCTGCTTCCAGGGCCACCCTGAAGCGTCGCCGGGCCCGATGGATGTTGCTTACCTGTTTGACCGCTTCATCAACTTGATGGCTGCGGAGGAGAAAAAGAAAAATGCCTAAACGTTTAGATATTAAAAGTATTCTGATTATTGGCGCTGGCCCGATCGTGATCGGCCAGGCCTGCGAATTCGATTATTCCGGCGCGCAAGCGTGCAAGGCCCTGCGCGAAGAGGGCTACAAAGTCATCCTGGTCAACAGCAACCCTGCGACCATCATGACGGACCCGGAAATGGCCGACGTCACCTACATCGAACCGATCACCTGGTCGGTCGTTGAACGCATCATCGCCAAGGAGCGTCCTGACGCGATCCTGCCGACGATGGGCGGCCAGACGGCGCTGAACTGCGCGCTGGACCTGTTCAACAATGGCGTGCTGGCGAAATACAACGTTGAGCTGATCGGCGCGTCGCCGGAAGCCATCGACAAGGCGGAAGACCGTTCCAAGTTCAAGGACGCGATGACCAAGATCGGCCTCGGTTCGGCACGTTCCGGCGTGGCGCACTCGATGGAAGAATCGTGGGCCGTGCAGCGCACCTTGGGCTTCCCGACCATCATCCGTCCATCGTTCACCATGGGCGGTTCCGGCGGCGGCATCGCCTACAACGAAGAAGAATTCGAAACCATCTGCAAGCGCGGCCTGGAAGCTTCGCCGACGAAAGAGCTGCTGATCGAAGAATCGTTGCTGGGCTGGAAAGAGTACGAGATGGAAGTGGTGCGCGACAAGGCGGACAACTGCATCATCATCTGCTCGATCGAAAACCTCGATCCGATGGGCGTGCACACGGGCGACTCGATTACCGTCGCTCCTGCGCAAACCCTGACGGACAAGGAATACCAGATCATGCGCAATGCCAGTCTGGCAGTGCTGCGCGAGATCGGCGTCGACACCGGTGGTTCGAACGTGCAATTTTCGATCAACCCCGTCGATGGCCGCATGATCGTCATCGAGATGAACCCGCGCGTATCGCGTTCGTCGGCCCTGGCATCGAAAGCGACGGGCTTCCCGATCGCCAAGATCGCCGCCAAGCTGGCCGTCGGTTTCACCCTGGACGAGCTGCGCAATGAAATCACGGGCGGCGCCACGCCGGCATCGTTCGAACCGTCGATCGATTACGTCGTCACGAAGATTCCCCGTTTCACGTTCGAGAAATTCCCGACCGCCGACCACCACCTGACGACGCAGATGAAATCCGTCGGCGAAGTGATGGCGATTGGCCGTACCTTCCAGGAATCGTTCCAGAAAGCCTTGCGCGGCCTGGAAGTGGGCGTGGACGGCATGAACGAGAAGACCAAGGACCGCGAAAAGATCGAAGAAGAACTGGGCGAGCCTGGTCCTGAGCGCATCTGGTACGTGGGCGACGCGTTTGCCCAGGGTTTCACCTTGGAAGAAGTGC
Coding sequences within:
- the egtD gene encoding L-histidine N(alpha)-methyltransferase, which produces MTMPLAQQQSNLYPTSNAEAASATPATIAEISSGLLARDAWTSPKYLYDALGSKLFEAICALPEYYPTRTEAAIFARHGAEIAHAVGPGSTLIDLGAGNCAKAASLFPLLHPAQYVAVDISYDFLSESLSRLQQRFPHIEMTGLGLDFSSRLDLPDSVRDARRLFFYPGSSIGNFAPEQATAFLRRLRANADGDGGLLIGVDLIKDDAILDAAYDDALGVTAAFNLNMLRHVNGLIGADFDVRAWQHHGFFNADERRVEMHLEARSEQLVHWKGGQRRFAKGERIHTEDSYKYTRASFVGLLEQAGFSTVQVWTDPQQWFAVIYARVIRD
- the egtB gene encoding ergothioneine biosynthesis protein EgtB: MLIDHYNKVRQHSLLLAEPLSDEDCGAQSMPDASPVKWHLAHTTWFFETFILESMEAAFAPFHPAFRVLFNSYYNGVGEKHPRAQRGLLTRPGMAQVRAYRANVDARIACLLAGELARGERERLTMLLALGLEHEQQHQELLLTDVKHLLAQSALFPAYLDTAPALAQEHAQPTAWLAFDGGLAQIGHAGDGFCFDNELPRHPQYVAPFELASALVTNGEYLAFIEAGGYRTAHLWLAEGWDWVRSQQLECPLYWQRDDAGHWQEFTLFGLRPLDLQAPATHLSLFEADAYAHWAGARLPTEAEWELAAQGVAVEVGQLHPAAAGAPGTGLRQMFGHCWQWTSSSYAPYPGYRTAPGALGEYNGKFMLNQYVLRGSSCATPAGHARASYRNFFPAGARWQFSGIRLARQVE
- a CDS encoding methyl-accepting chemotaxis protein, which produces MKLTDMKIGVRLGAGFGVVLLLMAVLVGTGLFRLDKIGALSEAIIEKDWAKADAIATIRSTTRSNAALVLELFIHEDPARANAIHGEIDTNKATITDALTILDRLIVLPEGKELLATLKQQRKAYVVSFSQADKLLVAGQRAEAATHVRDDTLPALNQLQKTVNRLNEIQRGVVVHGGQQIQQNISAANVLMASLGTAALLLGVLFAWRVTRSITTPIAYALRVAQAVAGGDLSSKIVADGKDEAGQLLQALRDMNTNLATLVGQVRGGTGTIAVASSQIASGNADLSARTEAQASALEETASSMIELTGTVRSNSDNARQADSLARSASAIAQRGGSAMAEVVGTMDAINASSRKIVDIIAVIDGIAFQTNILALNAAVEAARAGEQGRGFAVVASEVRNLAQRSAAAAKEIKELIADSVDRVGQGAQLVSQAGATMDEVVASVGRVSAIVGEISVANHEQSEGIEQINAAIMQMDQTTQQNAALVEEAAAAAAAMHEQAGELETLVSQFKLEQNAGAKVPSPAVPRLH
- the leuA gene encoding 2-isopropylmalate synthase, which encodes MMLQNPASKYRAFPPVKLTDRQWPNQIISKPPIWMSTDLRDGNQSLIEPMSAEKKLRFFEMLIAIGLKEIEVGFPSASQTDFDFVRKLVDEGRIPDDVTIIVLTQSREELIRRTVESVVGAKRAIVHLYNSVAPVFRKVVFGMSREEITNIATTGTTLVKQLVAQHPQTEWGFEYTPESFSTTELDFSKHICDAVSAIWKPTPANKMIINLPSTVECSTPNVYADQIEWMSRKLARRDSIIISVHPHNDRGTAVASAELAVMAGADRVEGCLFGNGERTGNVDLVTLAMNLYTQGVHPGLDFSDIDSVRKCVEECNQLPVHPRHPYAGDLVFTAFSGSHQDAIKKGFAKQQPDSIWEVPYLPIDPADLGRSYDAVIRVNSQSGKGGMAYLLEQEYGLVLPRRLQIEFSRAVQAVADATGREIAAQDIHEIFQQEYLEQTAPYSYASHRMVEDTSSDESVQIDISLSHRQAPLALQGGGNGPIDAFVNALGLDIKLMDYHEHSIGSGANAQAACYVELRLDNGPTLFGAAIDSNIVTASFKAVLSAVNRRIKQTDAEKTTAADVADSAA
- a CDS encoding barstar family protein; translation: MNRQALVTIDLSEINSPRQLHAALATALAFPSFYGMNWDAFWDAVTGLVDMPQQIELRGWTAFAARLPHDAAILQRILARMAQEMPDEAAHVLYM
- a CDS encoding patatin-like phospholipase family protein, translating into MLPKRLTLLALAAFVLAGCDTTAPKPIQVLTPPEPIVVTPRKIKIGLALGGGAARGFAHIGVIKALESQGIQADIVTGTSAGSVVGAMYAAGNSGFALQKMAFDMDEAAISDWALPLFGKSSGVLKGEALQSYVNKAVGGVPLEKLKIPFGVVATDLKNGQPILFQRGNTGMAVRASSAVPGVFQPVTIAGHTYVDGGLVAPVPVRFARDMGADFIIAVNISSQTDTQKAISSMEVLMQTFAIMGQRINQFELKDADVVIQPSLGTMKGNDFNSRNQAILAGEQATFAVMAQLKQKLKAKREQ
- a CDS encoding GlcG/HbpS family heme-binding protein, which produces MQSKPILTLDDVKKIAAAAEAEAVKNNWAVTIAIVDDGGHLLWLQRMDGVAPISSHIAPSKAKTAALGRRESRIYEEMINGGRVSFLSAPEIDGLLEGGVPIVFDGHYVGAVGVSGVKSAEDAQIAKAGIAALV
- the carA gene encoding glutamine-hydrolyzing carbamoyl-phosphate synthase small subunit yields the protein MPPFFSGPAVPAILALADGTIFKGFSIGAAGHTTGEVVFNTSMTGYQEILTDPSYCRQMVTLTYPHIGNTGVNPEDVESSKVHAAGLIIRDLPLLASNFRSTLSLSDYLKAENIVAIAGIDTRKLTRILREKGAQGGAILVGTQGNEPSAAQALELARSFPGLAGMDLAKVVSSKDAYEYRETEWTLGAGYGQLADADAKYHVVAFDYGVKRNILRMLTARGCKVTVLPAQATAADALALNPDGIFLSNGPGDPEPCDYAIAATKELIEKGIPTFGICLGHQIMAIASGAKTLKMKFGHHGANHPVQDLETKQVLITSQNHGFAVDAATLPANCRVTHESLFDGSLQGFARTDKPAFCFQGHPEASPGPMDVAYLFDRFINLMAAEEKKKNA